Proteins from one Hemibagrus wyckioides isolate EC202008001 unplaced genomic scaffold, SWU_Hwy_1.0 Contig26, whole genome shotgun sequence genomic window:
- the LOC131350182 gene encoding uncharacterized protein LOC131350182 isoform X1, producing the protein MMLLLILLLNITVSVSGIQNLKMSCSHEKTCALRDSSVNLKCSYSNINIITGFWFSFKDKAKWREEEQPEDLALDSDYAGRVNYTEMTNSRSTLTITDLRERDAGEYRFMLITDKGEKYVSSAGVTLTVTDLQVIRDYKNQALICHTSCHLTFAANVYYWYKDQQYIQDNKDTQGTFPLSNDEEVSYSCSVHGYNEIRAPSLCVGRSCMRVTYPDKRVCVLEGSSVEIAGNYMLSSGQSVKEVFWHSSKDFKDLMHEFTNRVEYVKQDRNCTLKMNQLRKNDSGEYRLRVVYTSNRLSGRPGVVLIVTDLQVRLSHYAGSSEERTTVTLSCITSCTLSNSPTYLWYKNGQPVTDKLTKHNKLYLFFSEDAGNYSCAVKGREDLRSPEQTVRQNQAVVWKLYAVWGAAAALVPALLLSLLITVLCVKRKKRAERDTQCVPTPGDDTYTALNLMTVSPEYDTLQNIKSSASDTYTTLNPATMCSDYDTLRK; encoded by the exons atgatgctgctgctgatccTGTTGTTGAATATTACAG TTTCAGTGTCAGGTATCCAGAACCTGAAAATGTCATGCAGTCATGAGAAGACCTGTGCTCTGAGGGACTCATCTGTAAACCTGAAGTGCTCTTACTCAAATATCAACATCATCACTGGATTCTGGTTCAGCTTCAAGGACAAGGCTAAATGGAGGGAGGAGGAACAGCCAGAGGATTTAGCTTTAGACTCCGACTACGCCGGACGTGTGAACTACACAGAGATGACAAACTCAAGATCGACTCTTACAATaacagatctgagagagagagacgcggGGGAATATCGCTTCATGCTCATTACGGATAAAGGAGAGAAATACGTGAGCTCAGCTGGAGTTACTCTGACAGTTACAG ATCTGCAGGTGATCCGTGACTACAAAAATCAAGCTCTAATCTGCCACACTTCCTGTCATCTAACCTTTGCTGCTAATGTGTACTACTGGTACAAGGATCAACAATACATACAGGATAACAAAGACACCCAGGGAACTTTCCCTTTAAGCAATGATGAAGAAGTCAGTTACTCCTGCTCTGTTCACGGCTATAATGAGATTCGAGCTCCTTCTCTTT GTGTTGGAAGGAGCTGTATGAGGGTGACCTACCCAGACAAGAGAGTCTGTGTTTTGGAAGGGTCTTCAgtggaaattgctggaaattaCATGCTTTCCAGTGGACAGAGTGTTAAAGAAGTATTCTGGCATTCTTCTAAGGACTTCAAGGACCTGATGCATGAGTTTACTAATCGAGTTGAATATGTGAAGCAAGACAGAAACTGCACTCTGAAAATGAACCAGCTGAGAAAGAACGATTCTGGAGAATATCGGCTTAGAGTAGTTTATACATCTAACCGATTATCTGGTAGACCTGGAGTGGTTCTTATTGTTACAG ACCTGCAGGTAAGACTGAGTCACTATGCAGGGTCATCAGAAGAACGGACGACAGTAACGCTGAGCTGCATCACGTCCTGCACTCTGTCCAACAGCCCCACTTACCTGTGGTACAAGAACGGACAGCCTGTTACTGATAAACtcaccaaacacaacaaactctacCTCTTCTTCAGCGAAGATGCAGGGAACTACTCCTGTGCTGTGAAAGGACGTGAGGATCTTCGCTCTCCTGAACAAACTGTTAGAC AGAACCAAGCTGTAGTGTGGAAGCTGTATGCTGTAtggggagctgctgctgcacttgTTCctgctctgcttctctctcttcttatcACCGtcctgtgtgttaa gaggaagaaaagagcAGAAAGAGACACTCAG TGTGTTCCAACGCCTGGAGATGACACATACACAGCGCTGAACCTCATGACTGTGTCCCCAGAATATGACACACTGCAA AATATTAAAAGCTCTGCCAGTGACACTTACACCACCCTGAACCCTGCAACCATGTGCTCTGATTATGATACACTGAgg AAGTGA
- the LOC131350182 gene encoding uncharacterized protein LOC131350182 isoform X2 yields the protein MMLLLILLLNITVSVSGIQNLKMSCSHEKTCALRDSSVNLKCSYSNINIITGFWFSFKDKAKWREEEQPEDLALDSDYAGRVNYTEMTNSRSTLTITDLRERDAGEYRFMLITDKGEKYVSSAGVTLTVTDLQVIRDYKNQALICHTSCHLTFAANVYYWYKDQQYIQDNKDTQGTFPLSNDEEVSYSCSVHGYNEIRAPSLCVGRSCMRVTYPDKRVCVLEGSSVEIAGNYMLSSGQSVKEVFWHSSKDFKDLMHEFTNRVEYVKQDRNCTLKMNQLRKNDSGEYRLRVVYTSNRLSGRPGVVLIVTDLQVRLSHYAGSSEERTTVTLSCITSCTLSNSPTYLWYKNGQPVTDKLTKHNKLYLFFSEDAGNYSCAVKGREDLRSPEQTVRQNQAVVWKLYAVWGAAAALVPALLLSLLITVLCVKRKKRAERDTQCVPTPGDDTYTALNLMTVSPEYDTLQK from the exons atgatgctgctgctgatccTGTTGTTGAATATTACAG TTTCAGTGTCAGGTATCCAGAACCTGAAAATGTCATGCAGTCATGAGAAGACCTGTGCTCTGAGGGACTCATCTGTAAACCTGAAGTGCTCTTACTCAAATATCAACATCATCACTGGATTCTGGTTCAGCTTCAAGGACAAGGCTAAATGGAGGGAGGAGGAACAGCCAGAGGATTTAGCTTTAGACTCCGACTACGCCGGACGTGTGAACTACACAGAGATGACAAACTCAAGATCGACTCTTACAATaacagatctgagagagagagacgcggGGGAATATCGCTTCATGCTCATTACGGATAAAGGAGAGAAATACGTGAGCTCAGCTGGAGTTACTCTGACAGTTACAG ATCTGCAGGTGATCCGTGACTACAAAAATCAAGCTCTAATCTGCCACACTTCCTGTCATCTAACCTTTGCTGCTAATGTGTACTACTGGTACAAGGATCAACAATACATACAGGATAACAAAGACACCCAGGGAACTTTCCCTTTAAGCAATGATGAAGAAGTCAGTTACTCCTGCTCTGTTCACGGCTATAATGAGATTCGAGCTCCTTCTCTTT GTGTTGGAAGGAGCTGTATGAGGGTGACCTACCCAGACAAGAGAGTCTGTGTTTTGGAAGGGTCTTCAgtggaaattgctggaaattaCATGCTTTCCAGTGGACAGAGTGTTAAAGAAGTATTCTGGCATTCTTCTAAGGACTTCAAGGACCTGATGCATGAGTTTACTAATCGAGTTGAATATGTGAAGCAAGACAGAAACTGCACTCTGAAAATGAACCAGCTGAGAAAGAACGATTCTGGAGAATATCGGCTTAGAGTAGTTTATACATCTAACCGATTATCTGGTAGACCTGGAGTGGTTCTTATTGTTACAG ACCTGCAGGTAAGACTGAGTCACTATGCAGGGTCATCAGAAGAACGGACGACAGTAACGCTGAGCTGCATCACGTCCTGCACTCTGTCCAACAGCCCCACTTACCTGTGGTACAAGAACGGACAGCCTGTTACTGATAAACtcaccaaacacaacaaactctacCTCTTCTTCAGCGAAGATGCAGGGAACTACTCCTGTGCTGTGAAAGGACGTGAGGATCTTCGCTCTCCTGAACAAACTGTTAGAC AGAACCAAGCTGTAGTGTGGAAGCTGTATGCTGTAtggggagctgctgctgcacttgTTCctgctctgcttctctctcttcttatcACCGtcctgtgtgttaa gaggaagaaaagagcAGAAAGAGACACTCAG TGTGTTCCAACGCCTGGAGATGACACATACACAGCGCTGAACCTCATGACTGTGTCCCCAGAATATGACACACTGCAA AAGTGA
- the LOC131350187 gene encoding uncharacterized protein LOC131350187: MRKETSECVPSFHFSANNTTDKSLLKERGDAAMLMRKIHFSPAVILMLLAGVQAQHSVTLSSQSLCFVIGSTVKIPCRFTKPYHSTVTEREWYRVQSSEGEPRDLKKDQEYLKRVFVSTQESGSELTVTNVRVSDSGVYNFRFKTQSSGWISASSGVQLTVTDLQVNVDPNTVGQREVKVTCSSTCRLNRHGFSWYRNGNYQYRNNDYIVLDSTSRYSEGSYSCEVYGTKHRSPPVCVLGKECWGVTYTPERVCALKDTSIDLSCSYKHPAGHTVIKSVWFIKEQVGVGPEDVREDEEYQGRVQYTQSSQNDCSLRITNLRERDTQTYRFRFYTDDPTGKYFGKSGISLSVTDLKVTVLNTYWHKTLSCITTCTLSNRPTYIWYKNGQRVSEQYINGLDVSRREAGSYSCAIKGHEELRSPAVCVFDESCWSVTYSTQTICSLIGSSVDIHSYYTFPNNYQVTKVVWFINELEDVREDVEYQGRVQYTNSSQNNCSLRITDLRERDAQTYRFRFYTDDPTGKYTGEPGVTLSVTDLKVTVSDMYSGMKKLSCITTCTLSNNPTYIWYKNGQRVTDQYRKELDVTSRKAGSYSCAVQGHEELRSPAVCVFGENCWSVTYSTQTICALIGSSVDMHSYYTFPKNYQVKKMFWFIKTQVGVEPEDVREDKEYQGQVQYTQSSQNEFSLRITNLRERDAQTYRFRFYTDPTGKYTGEPGVTLSVTGLQVTVSDWYNGYKKLNCITTCTLSNNPTYIWYKNGQRVTVQYRNELYVSSEDAGSYSCAVRGHEALCSPAVYPPKNTSAVVLPSGDTVEGASVTLSCSSDANPPVLTYSWFKKSAAADTLLTTSQNYSISNISSQDSGLYYCTADNQLGHHNSTPTHLDVLYSPKHTRAVVLPSGDTVEGASVTLSCSSDANPPVSNYTWFKKSAAADTLLTTGQNYSISNISSQDSGLYYCTADNQLGHHTSTPTHLDVLYPPRNLSVTIIPSVSGDMVTLLCRSDSNPNSSYTWYKKTNEGVILVGNGTSLTLSSREDGFYHCTAENAFGKSSLELWENKSGIRAVKYVASGVTVALVLSLLIIAVILWMKRKGPVAFTVRSEENSKNDSAPVYSNISAMTSDPTQTASSEDQDTVQYSNVFFRHSHTQEVPLYSTVQLPKSLSEEQEVEYATVNLDKSRAVPEDQIYSNLSTISNS, encoded by the exons ATGAGGAAGGAAACTAGTGAATGTGTTCCAAGTTTCCATTTCAGtgcaaacaacacaacagacaaGAGCTTGCTGAAAGAGAG GGGTGATGCAGCCATGCTGAtgagaaaaatacatttttcaccGGCAGTAATTCTCATGTTGCTGGCAG gagTTCAGGCTCAGCACAGTGTAACTCTCTCCTCTCAGAGTCTCTGTTTTGTAATTGGATCTACAGTGAAAATCCCCTGTAGATTTACAAAACCTTATCACTCCacagtcacagagagagagtggtatcGAGTCCAGAGCTCTGAAGGAGAACCACGAGACCTGAAGAAAGATCAAGAATACTTAAAAAGAGTGTTTGTAAGCACCCAGGAGTCTGGATCTGAGCTGACAGTAAcgaatgtgagagtgagtgactcTGGAGTTTATAACTTTAGATTTAAAACTCAGAGCAGTGGCTGGATATCAGCTTCATCTGGCGTTCAACTGACTgttacag ACTTGCAGGTAAACGTGGATCCTAACACTGTAGGACAGAGAGAGGTGAAAGTGACCTGTAGCTCCACATGCAGACTCAACAGACACGGTTTCTCCTGGTACAGGAATGGCAATTACCAATACAGAAATAACGACTACATTGTACTTGACTCCACCAGTCGATATAGTGAAGGCAGCTACTCCTGTGAGGTATATGGGACTAAACACCGCTCTCCTCCAGTGT gtgtacTGGGTAAAGAGTGTTGGGGTGTGACTTATACTCCTGaacgtgtgtgtgctctgaaagACACATCGATTGATCTTTCCTGTTCTTATAAACATCCTGCAGGCCACACAGTGATCAAATCAGTGTGGTTCATTAAAGAGCAGGTTGGTGTTGGCCCtgaggatgtgagagaggaTGAAGAGTATCAGGGTCGAGTGCAGTACACACAGAGCTCCCAGAATGACTGTAGTCTGAGAATCactaacctgagagagagagacactcaaaCATACAGGTTCAGATTCTACACTGATGATCCTACAGGCAAATACTTTGGCAAATCTggaatctctctttctgtcacag ATCTGAAGGTTACAGTACTAAACACATACTGGCATAAGACACTAAGCTGCATCACCACCTGCACGCTGTCTAACAGACCCACTTACATCTGGTACAAGAATGGACAGCGTGTTAGTGAACAGTACATAAATGGACTGGATGTCAGTAGAAGGGAAGCAGGCAGCTACTCCTGTGCTATAAAAGGACATGAGGAGCTTCGCTCTCCTGCTGTCT GTGTTTTTGATGAGAGCTGCTGGAGTGTGACTTACTCCACCCAGACgatctgctctctgattggctcatcAGTGGacatacacagttattacacctTTCCTAATAATTACCAGGTCACAAAAGTAGTGTGGTTCATTAATGAACTtgaggatgtgagagaggaTGTAGAGTATCAGGGTCGAGTGCAGTACACAAACAGCTCCCAGAATAACTGTAGTCTGAGAATCactgacctgagagagagagacgctcaaACATACAGGTTCAGATTCTACACTGATGATCCTACAGGCAAATACACCGGTGAACCTGGAGTCACTCTGTCTGTTACAG ATCTGAAGGTTACAGTATCAGACATGTACAGTGGAATGAAGAAGCTGAGCTGCATCACCACCTGCACTCTGTCTAACAACCCCACTTACATCTGGTACAAGAATGGACAGCGTGTTACTGACCAGTACAGAAAAGAACTGGATGTCACTAGTAGGAAAGCAGGCAGCTACTCCTGTGCTGTACAAGGACATGAGGAGCTTCGCTCTCCTGCTGTCT gtgtttttgGTGAGAACTGCTGGAGTGTGACTTACTCCACCCAGACTATCTGTGCTCTAATTGGCTCATCAGTGGACATGCACAGTTATTACACCTTTCCTAAAAattaccaggtcaagaaaatgtTCTGGTTCATTAAAACACAGGTTGGTGTTGAGCCtgaggatgtgagagaggaTAAGGAGTATCAGGGTCAAGTGCAGTACACACAGAGCTCCCAGAATGAATTTAGTCTGAGAATCactaacctgagagagagagacgctcaaACATACAGGTTCAGATTCTACACTGATCCTACAGGCAAATACaccggagaacctggagtcactctgtctgtcacag GTCTGCAGGTTACAGTATCAGACTGGTACAATGGATACAAGAAGCTGAACTGCATCACCACCTGCACTCTGTCTAACAACCCCACTTACATCTGGTACAAGAATGGACAGCGTGTTACTGTCCAGTACAGAAATGAACTGTATGTCAGTAGTGAGGATGCAGGCAGCTACTCCTGTGCTGTAAGAGGACATGAGGCGCTTTGTTCTCCTGCTGTCT ATCCCCCTAAAAACACCAGTgcagtggttcttccctctggagacacagtggagggggcttcagtgactctgagctgtagcagtgatgcaaaccctcctgttctcacctatTCCTGGTTTAAgaagagtgcagctgcagacacactgctgacaacaagccagaattacagcatcagcaacatcagctcacaggacagtggactgtactactgcactgctgaCAACCAGCTGGGACACCACaactctacaccaacacacctggatgtgttAT ATTCCCCTAAacacaccagagcagtggttcttccctctggagacacagtggagggggcttcagtgactctgagctgtagcagtgatgcaaaccctcctgtttCCAATTACACCTGGTTTAAgaagagtgcagctgcagacacactgctgacaacaggccagaattacagcatcagcaacatcagctcacaggacagtggactgtactactgcactgctgaCAACCAGCTGGGacaccacacctctacaccaacacacctggatgtgttAT ACCCTCCACGAAATCTATCTGTGACCATCATTCCATCCGTGTCTGGTGATATGGTCACTCTGTTGTGCAGAAGTGACTCCAACCCCAATAGCTCTTACACTTGGTACAAGAAAACAAACGAAGGGGTGATATTGGTTGGTAATGGTACCAGTTTAACTTTATCCTCAAGAGAAGATGGATTTTACCACTGTACAGCAGAGAATGCATTTGGAAAATCCAGTTTGGAACTTTGGGAAAATAAATCAG GTATCAGAGCCGTGAAATACGTGGCCTCTGGAGTCACTGTTGCTTTGGTTTTATCATTGCTGATCATTGCTGTCATTCTGTGGATGAA GAGAAAAGGACCAGTAGCATTCACAGTCAGGAGTGAGGAGAACAGCAAA aatgactcTGCTCCTGTATACAGTAACATCTCAGCCATGACCTCTGACCCCACACAAACAGCCTCCTCAGAAGATCAGGACACGGTTCAGTACTCCAATGTTTTtttcagacactcacacacacaggaagtgccACTCTACTCAACTGTTCAACTGCCAAAGTCTCTCAGtgaggaacaggaagtagaataTGCCACAGTGAACCTTGACAAATCAAGAGCTGTTCC GGAGGATCAAATCTACAGCAATCTGTCCACAATATCCAACAGTTAA